GGGTTCTCAGAGCTCCCCACAGGGAACAAAGGGGGGCCCGGGCCCGGTGCTTGGGGGGCTGGTACATGACGGAGGGCCCAGTGAGGGGGGTCAGTGCTCGGGGCGGTCTGGGGGGACTGAAGGAGGTGCTGGTGTGGTTTTTGGAGGGCTGGGGTGGGTGCTCAGCATGTGTCCTGCAAGGCACGGAGAGGGCTCGTTCACCctgcgcccacgccgccgcgCGCTCCCAAAGTGACCTGACAACGTCCTTGGGTCTCTGCAGAGGTGACACCGGCTCCACCATGGCGTGGGAGTCCCGACTCCGTGCCTGCAGCAGCCTCGGGACACAGTCGGCGCCgtcttggcactgctgggcccCTGCACTGCCACTGGGGCCACCGGGGTAACCGCGGCTGCCGTGGGCTTTTAAGAGAAGATTGTGGAGGTCCTTAAGTGTGCCCTGCAGCTGATCCCTGAGCAGGAGGGCGCTGGCACcccgcagctgctcggccgcgcGGGCACTGGGGAGCGCCTGCAGCATCTGCCCCAGGGTGGTGTGGATCTCCTTGACCAGGCGCTGCAGCTCCCGCGGGTACGCCGCGGCTCTGCCACACGCGGCCTCCTCAGCCACCCGGGCCCAGCTCTCCCTGACGGTGGccaccagcacctcctgcaaggcactggcccaggtgATCCCAGGGGTGGCCCCGCGGCTGGCCAGGGCCCGGCCCAGGAAGGTGATGGCGCGGCGCCGCAGGGTGCTCCAGAAGTGCCAGGTGAATCTCCTCAGGGTCCAGCACAGGGACCTCTGGAACACGGCCAGCATCACGTCCCTGTTTGGCCTCACCACGGTGGTCACCAGCTCATGCCTGATAGCCACCAcggccaccagcagctccagcagctggagaggggacaggggaggtgtcagggACCTGGTGGCACTTGTGGTGTCCAGGGATGCGTGTGCCCTCCCGGGGTCCCCTTTATCCCCTCCCTGGagagctctgctgtcccctctgtccctccctcgTTCCCTCTGCGACCCCCCTCGTAGCCCCTGCTAttcctctgtcccctctgctgtCCCTTGTGCAACCCCCTTGTAGCCCTTGCCACCTGCTTGCAGTCCCCTCGGCCACTCTCCGCCAGCTCCCGGGTCTCCTGCCCCACcgtgtgtcccctgccccaccgtgtgtcccctgccccaccgtgtgtcccctctgccccgccgtgtgtcccctgccccaccgtgtgtcccctgccccaccgtgtgtcccctctgccccaccgtgtgtccccctgccccaccgtgtgtcccctgccccaccgtgtgtcccctctgccccgccgtgtgtcccctgccccaccgtgtgtcccctgccccaccgtgtgtcccctctgccccaccgtgtgtccccctgccccaccgtgtgtcccctgccccaccgtgtgtcccctgccctccccatgTCCGGGTCCCCTGCCCCACCgtgtgtcccctgccctgtcctcGCACATGGCACTGCCCGCTGAGCtacaaaatgggaaaaaacaggTGGGGCCGAGGCATCTCCCCTTCTGCCACGGAAAGCTCCCGCTTTGGGTCAGTCCTAGGGGTTTAGGCACAGTCATAGGGGTTTAGGCACAGTCCTAGGGGTTTAGGCTCAGTCCCAGCGGCTCTAGGCTCCATCCCAGGGGTTCAGGCTCCATCCCAGGGCTTTAGGCTCAGCCCCAGGCGGTTTAGGCTCAGTCCCAGGGGGTTTAGGCTCAGTCCCAGCGGGTTTAGGCTCCATCCTAGGGGTTCAGGCTCCATCCCAGGGGCTTtaggctcagccccaggggtTCAGGCTCCATCCCAACGGGTTTAGGCTTAGTCCCAGCGGGTGTAGGCTCCATCCCAGGGGGTTTGGGCTCCATCCCAGGCGGTTTAGGCTCAGTCCCAGCGGGTTTAGGCTCAGTCCCAGCAGGTTTAGGCTCCATCCCGCCATTTCCACACCGCTTCCGCTCCCGGCTGCATTCCAGAAGGAACACACATCACCCTGCTCACTTCAGACAGCGGCCGAGCAATCAGCAAGTGCCACGTTGcttcaatttttaaattcttgctGCGGCTGAAATGCGGAATTCCGACAGCTTCCGTTTCtatttttatcttcattttcttttgcatgtattttgggTCCTTTTCCTaattaattctgtttctgaCTTGGAGTGTCTCAAGGGTTCTGCTTTCACACCAGACCCGTTTTCgagaaatattttgtgttaCGGGTGGAATATAATTAAAATGTAACCGTTATAAGTGTTTTGTATTATTActataattattataattattcagtattttataattattttgtattttttcccatCTGCACCAGGGCTCAGGGTTGCAGCGAGCTGGGATTGagacaaaaattaatattaaaaaaaattaataatgttaaaataaataattttaaaaattagataaaaatttaaaattagttATGATGAATAAGTAAAGAATTTTAACTtgataatttaaataattttaacttgATTATTGGTCCTTTGTTAAATTGGAATTAGTAATATGAAatcaatattttcaaaataaatatttttttaaaaaatgtcaaaatCGAGACTGGAAGAAACCCCCACATGTCCCCAATCCCTACTGAGGACAAAATTCAAAATgtctcccaaaatcccattttctcctcccaaacccccattttcccccccaaatccccaatttttccccaaattccggGTTTTTGCCCCGTTTTTGCCCACCTTGGAGGTGCTGGCAATGTCCACGGCCTCGGCGATTTCGCGCTGCGAGATCCTCACCGTGTCCTGGCCCGGGTCCGCCTCCAGGAACCCgccaaaaatcccacaaattcacctttttccccaaaaaaattcccttttcccccctgacacgatccgtcctaaggacgtgattcgtgaaggttcttcttcactgacctcagggtgcaaaaactgacacgacaaggggatttgcagtaaaatcaaaatacatgtacttttattaaacagCCGTAgcaaagatgcgttagagaggAGGGGaatgaagagaagggaaagaataaggaaaagaaaaagaagagaggaaaggcaaggaggtgtatagctaccagacgtgcggatgacaaagtccctcgaagtccgatcgacgaagaggcctgtcgtcttcacgtcaggggagatctccagggtatcagtcagctctaaccttttttatagtccttttgaaatgggggaaggggacccatttcaaaatagtctgtTGAtcaagggtacaaggagtccatcagtagtccatcaggagcaggcgtcgtcagcagcagatgtcataggcaggaaccattgtcttctcggttcAGTGGtggcttgcaaaacttgctccggtccccacgcacgccttccctcaccctacggtggggatttcagtctcagtccttttgggaagaagaggggagattttccatgtaggggtcgcatgtctcagtccttgagggagaaccctctcccatctcagtccatctgtcacggtggttgatgtacagtgaatggagggtcttttagtggtgacctctgggaaggtcattccagagagaaagtccagccaagtcagaagggtggagaaattcctgcACTAgtgttgctaggtgatgcaggcgaaggagagcacactgccccttctcgggtgcagtgttccatgagttgagcaaacacacccgtaggcaataatctggctcggtggaccagacagacctggattttcagaacaggatctttccctttccccggtggtcttggctttcatgacgatcgagaggcaaaaaacgAGGGAAGTTTCAGACAGACTCTCACACCCGCCAAGAAACTCACCTTGTTTTCCACCAAAAAttcttttccccaaaattccccttttttctacaaaatatttaatctttctgcaaaaattccatttttccccccaaaaattcccctttttaacccccaaaaattcctttttttccccaaaaaaattatttccccccaaactcccttaaatcccccccaaatttttcttctcttttccctccCCAAAATTCTCTCTTAACACTCCCCAAAacaaatctttttttccccccaaaatgtctcttttttctccccaaaaaaaattatttttcccccccaaaaaatccatttttttccccaaaagttcctttttccccaaaaaaatccctttttccccccaaattttccctttttttcccccaaaaaattcccctttttccccttttgggCCATTCCTGATGGATTTTGGGACATTCCcgatggattttgggggtttttttgggatttttggggtttctcaCCCCAGCTCCTTGGGCAGGAGCGGTTCCCATCCCGCCGCTTTTTCCGCCGCTGAATTTTCTTgatttcccaaatttttcagGTGCCAGCGGAGCCGGGGGGCGACGgcgcagagctggggagggaaaatGAGGGGTCAGCCCCAAAATTCCAACAAATACACCCAAATTCCCacctcaaatccccccaaaattccaacaATTCCATctaaattcccccaaatccccgccAGATTCCAGCAATTCTATCCAAATTCCCTCAAATCCCTCCAAAATTCCAACAATTtcacccaaatccccccaaactcCAACAATTCCATCCAAATCCCctcaaaccaccccaaaacctccccaaaccccccgggattgtccccaaagtgtccccaaggtgtccccagggatgaAATCCTCAAAATCTGgcaccaaaatcccaaaatttggcacaaaaatggcaaaatttggcAGCAAATTCTCTGCAATTgtccccaaaactcccaaaaatgtccccaaaaagTGTCCCCAAATTGTCCCTAAATGGTCCCCAAAGTCCCCCTACACTCAGGAACCCGctaaaaaagccacaaaaatccccaaaaatgctgtaaaatggccaaaaaaagtccaaaatagccaaaaaaaccctaaaaccccggggaaaaaaccacaaattgTTCCCAAATTGTCCCTaaatgtccccacagtgtccccaatcCCATTAAAAGAGCcacaaaatcccctaaaaatgcTGCCAAGCCCcctaaaaaccaccaaaaaaatcccctaaaaatgccctaaaattgccaaaaaacccctaaaatggcccaaaaagccctaaaacccCCGGGAAAAGCCCCAAATGTCGCCAAATTGTCCCTAAattgtccccaaatgtccccaagtgtccccaaacccagtAAAAGAGCCtccaaatcccctaaaaatcacccaaaaatcccatagAAATGCccaaaaatggccaaaaaaagccctaaaacccagggaaaaaaaccccaaattgtTCCCCAactgtccctgagtgtccccaaatgtccccagcGCATGGAGGAGAGGCTGGGCTCGTTCCAGAGCTCGCTGGGCTGGGAGATCCGGGCGCTGCAGGGCCCGGCCGGGGCCATGAACCCGCGGCTGCGGAACCAGCGCGAGGTCAGGGAGCGCCTCGGGGGCTGCTGGACGAGCTCGTGGTGCCCCCGACATCACCaggagggaaaatgggaattttggggaaaaagtccccagaaaaaagggattttggggagaaaattaaaaaaaaaatgggattttgggaccAAAAAATTGGATTTGAGGAgagaattccccaaaaaaatgggattttagggagaaaattcctgaaaaaatgggattttggggagaaaattcctgacaaaatgggattttgggaccaaaaaatgggatttgagGAGagaattcccccaaaaaatggaattttggggagaaaattccgaaaaaaatgggattttggggagaaaattccaaaaaaattgggatttgaggagaaaattccccccaaaaaagtgTGACACAGCGCcgtgcctgctgcctctgctgggcctGGATCTGTGCGGGAACTGGTTCTGTTCGGGGTCTGGATCCATTTGGGATCTGGATCTATTCGGGATCTGGTTCCTTTCAGGATCCATTCAGGATCAGGATCTGTTCAGGACCAGGATCTGTTCAGGATCAGGATCCGGTTCCCTTTGGGATCCATTCAGGATCTGTTCAGGATCAGGATCCTTTCAGGACCCGGTTCCTTCGGGCTCTGGTTCCGTTCTGTGCAATCCCCAGCTGTGTTTCGTGTCAGGTACATGCAGGCCACGTGTCTATCTGTGACtgtgatatgtgtggaaaccGACCGTGGGACAGCTGTAAAAATGAATTCTTATAAATAACTggggaaggaaagcatggaagaagcCTTTGAACCTTTCCTttgtttattaatttattaataacaattaacctttataagtcttCAGTTGATTCAGGAGCACtggaattaaagctttaaggatgttgctgtttgacaggaactttctgcttgtagCTGAGCCTTAAAGAGTTTTACAATAAcaaccttttgaagtataattttagaatattgcttgtagtaaggatctttggaactatagctttagaatcTATCAAAAGGAAACGTGCTTATCTCAACGccttaacaaaacagtgaaaagcagcttgagaaaggaagatgaacatcaactccAGGACTGATAGTTtccaccaagggaagctggacatcactgttaggagatttatagtccttgcaattaaaaggtgaacccacatctggaatctgggcctcaccagctgggagacttcttccttctttcagaaGCTGGACCCCTCCATGTGGGGATCCTCCTTTCTGGGacacatcctgagaaaaactaaatcacaatcGTGTGTAgaattgtgatgtaaaaattgggaatggaAACTGCAGAGAAAGCTCATGAGCACCCCTGTAAATACCTGTGAGCCCCAACTATCGGcgtgcagctggagggaaaaTTCCCCCGCTGTACCCAGCCTGCATTGCTCAGACTTTAccacattaattaattaattgattgctgcttgagtaTTGGCCTGGTCAAGCTTCGAATTTATAACAGCTGGGGGTCCGGTTCTGTTCGGGATTCGGTTCTGTTCGGGATTGGGATCTGTTCGGATCCGGTTCGTTCCGATCCGGTTCGTTCGGATCCGGTTCCGTTCGGGAGGTTCCGGACTCGCTCGGGCCGGGCGGGGTCTCACCGCcgcgccgccagggggcgctgcCCGAGTGCGCGGCCCGAGGCGGGGTTTGGGGAGTGGGCGTGGTCATGCAAATCCCAGCGGGCAGGGGGCGGTGCGGTACCGATCAGTGGGCGTGTCTATGCAGATCATGTCCCGCCGCGCGGCATGCCGGGGCCTGTCCCGCGCCTGTCCCGCGCCCGGCCCGCGCTGGCCTGGCTTGTCCGCGGGCTTggcgcgggccgggccgtgcgGGCCGGGCCTgaggcgcggggccgggcgggagcggggccggggcggcgctGGCCGTGTGGTGGCGAGGCGTGCGGCGGGCGGGGCccgggggcggcgcggcggggcagGCATACTTACCTGGCAGGGGAGACACCATGATCAGGCAGGTGGTTTTCCCAGGGCGAGGCTCATCCCTTGCACTCCGGGTGTGCTGACCCCTGCGATTTCCCCAAATGCGGGAAACTCGACTGCATAATTTGTGGTAGTGGGGGACTGCGTTCGCGCTCTCCCCTGGTCTCGTGGTCAATGACAGATGTGAGATGTGGAGTGGTTGTTTTCGTGGGGACCAGCACACCTCTGACTCTACCAGCGGCCGGATCCGGTTTGGCTCCCGGTTGTTCCCCGTTCCCCCCGGCGGTGACCCCACAGCTGCGGGCAGCTCCCGGTGTGGATGCTCCCGCTCATCCCCGCCTTGGCCCGAGCGTGCCGCAGCGCGTTTTCTGAAAACCACATTCACTCTGCTGTGAAAATTTCCAACGTTTGTTAAAGGACAACAGAAGACAACGACCATAGAGTGCATCTCGGCACTGAGCCAAGCCCACGCTGTTATCTTCGGGGTGCTCTTTAAATACCTTTTAATTGCATCAGATCTTTGCATATCCATAAACTAGATTACATATTCCAGGAACTATTTTACACGGTGCCTCCTCGGGTCTGCCTTTTCAGAGAGTGTGTTTTCCTTGGCTGCGGTTTTGGCTCCTTCTCTTTATCACTCCCAGTCTGGGCGCTGGCCCACGCTGCCTTCCGATGGTGAGTGCTGATAGTTGGCAGGTCTGTGCAGGTGTCCCCATCCTGTGTTCATTGGATCTTATCCCATCCCAGCAGGCATTTAACACAAGCACACTGACATCAGCTATTTCACTATTACGTCTAAGCTTAATTAACAGTAGAAACATAAACTATATCTTTATTGCAAAGTTACTTTAACCCTACACAGACAAACCCACTTTACTATTTCGAAAAGCCAGTATTATAATATGTACCTGTAACAGTGGGAGCTTGCACGGCCCCATCCCAGGGGTTCCACCACTCACCCACCCTTCCCCTGGGAAGGACCCAGACGGACACACAGCGAGGAGCTGCAGCTTTATTgacccccagagccccctggCCACAGAGCCTCCAGCCAGGCagggtccctgccctgctcagggcgCCTTGGCCTTCCTCCGCTGGgtgccccacagcagcagggacagcgaCACGGTGGCAGCGCCCAGGATTCCTCCGAAGAGAAGCGTGGGGAAGGCGCCCTGCCCGGGACCAGGAGTGAGCATCACGGCCCCCcgcagcccctgctgctccagcccgggcGAGGGGCGTCCCGCAGGCTCTCACCTCACGCAGGCACTTGTAGCCGTGGAAGGGGCTGTCACAGAGGCACTGGACGAGGCCGGGGCCGTCGGGGGCACACGCAGAGTTCTCAGGACAcggccaggctggcacagcagggcagagcagagcagggctcaggggCCAGGCCAGACCCCGCTGCCAGCCCCACGCACCCAGTGCCCCCCATACCGAGCGGCACGGAGCTGTTGCAGgggtccctctgtccctggcacagccggGCGCTCCTGTCCACCGTCACGTCCTGCCAGGCGTCGCTCCCTCCCGGACACTGCAGCGCCGCCGGCACCGCGCTGGGGACACAGCTCAGCACGGGCCCCGCgccacccccagccccggccccccggCACTCACAGGCTCTGCAGCTGGACGAAGCCCAGGAAGGAGCCACCGGGCAGAGCTGTCAGCGGGTTCTCAGTCAGGTCCCTGCGAGCACACAGACCTTCAGCCCCGTGCGGCACCccggcctggcagcacaggggtACCCCCGGCACCTCGGGCAGCTCGGGCAGTTCCCATgccctgccaccccctgcccacccgagccctggcagtgcagccctgcagacagggcTCAAAGGTCTGCGGAGCTGCTGAGGGGCAGCTTGGTCATTAACAAAGACTCTGATGAGCTGAGGTGCCacagtgaggagcagcttggTCATTAACACTGATGGGCTGAGGTGTCACGGTGAGGGGCAGCTTGGTCATTAACACTGATGAGCTGAGGTGCCATGGTGAGGGGCAGCTTGGTCATTAACAAAAGCTCTGATGAGCTGAGGTGTCACGGTGAGGGGCAGCTTGGTCATTAACAAAAGCACTGATGAGCTGAGGTGTCACGGTGCCCTGAGGGCCACCACGGCTCACTGGGCTCATCTGGACACCTCGCCCTGAGCCCGGCCAGTGCCCTGGACGTGGCTCCTCCCTGCCTCCTGTCTCTCCAACCCGGGATGAGGACACTGTGGGACTGTGGCAAAAGCCAAGGTGTGACCATGTGGCTCCTCTCACCTGCCAGCACGGGCCCCCACTGGCTGTCCTGTGACAGTGCACACCATGACAGCTCCAGAAGGATCTGTCCCCCgctcccctgggcacagggctgaGGCTGCCTGGACAGACAGGTCCCAGGGCTCCCAGTTCAAAACTGGGGGTGGTTTCTGTTTGGTCACACCCTGTGGACTGACAGCCACGAGGGCAGGGAGCGGCCAGTGGCCCTGGgaccagcagggcacggctgtGCTGGCCCCGGCCCATGGGAATGTCCCCCCAAACCTGCCCCAATCCCCTCtgccagcccggcccagctcctggcaggggcCAGAGGGGGCCCAGGGGACTCACAGGACGATGGCAGCGGTGGCCTCGGCCAGTCCCGGGGGAACGCTGTGCAGGGAGCAGTTGCTCAGGTCCAGCCTGGGAAGGGACAGTGCTTGGGGACACAGCAGCATGCCTGtcccccacccctgcccctGACACCTTTGtgacccccagcacccacctgcGCCCCCCGCACCGCCCAGGATGCTCCAGCCAGGCGTTCCCCAGCCCCGCCATTCCCCTGGCACCGCTGTGGACCCAAAACCCATCCCGGCACCTCCatccccccagcacccccttcACGTGGCCCCCGACCCCCCAGCACCCCCGATTCGCCCCCAGCCTGTGCATCCCCCGTACCCCAGGAGCCGCCCCGGGGACGCGCCCCGctcccggcagcagcgcccgtcGCTCTCGGTGTCGCGCCGGGACTCACAGAACCGGGACACGAGGGAGCCGTTCCGCGGCGGCCCCGGGCACAGCCCGCACACCTGGGGAGGGCGAgggggcacgggcagcgcgggcACACGGGCACCCCCGCCTCCCGAGCGTCCCGCCACCCCCGAGTGTGACCCGAACCCGCGGTACCGCCGCTCCCCGGAGAAGGAGAACCTCCCCGGCCTCGGGGCAACCCACGGCTTCCCTCCGAGCCGGCACCCCCGACCTCAGGACACCCCCGACCGGGGACTGACCGACCCTCGGTTCCCCCGGGACCTCCCGAGCCGGGCACTCCCGAGCCGGGCACCCCCTGACCTCCCGGCTCCTCTGACCCGTGACACCCCGTGGCCCCCGGAGCCCCCGGTTCCCGTGAGCCCGTTCCCGTCCCCGCGGCTCACCGCGGCCCCGCGGGCGgcccggggcagcagcagcagcggcagcagcagcagcagcgcggcCCCGCCAGCCCCGCGCATCCCGCTCCACCGGGCACCCCGAGCggccggggcagctccgcgCCCGTTCCCCCTCCCGGTACGGCCCGGGCCAGCCGGAGGGACACCGGGGGGCGGTGACCGGCCGAgagcggcgcggcggggccgcacgggcaccggcaccgggagcgggagcggagcCGCGGTGACGCCGTCAGCGGCGGCCGGGCGGaagcggcggcggagcggccccgcccggccccggcgtCATCCGGCGCGCCCCGGCTGCGGCGGCACATGGGGAGAGTGC
The genomic region above belongs to Passer domesticus isolate bPasDom1 chromosome 3, bPasDom1.hap1, whole genome shotgun sequence and contains:
- the ATRAID gene encoding all-trans retinoic acid-induced differentiation factor — protein: MRGAGGAALLLLLPLLLLPRAARGAAVCGLCPGPPRNGSLVSRFCESRRDTESDGRCCRERGASPGRLLGLDLSNCSLHSVPPGLAEATAAIVLDLTENPLTALPGGSFLGFVQLQSLAVPAALQCPGGSDAWQDVTVDRSARLCQGQRDPCNSSVPLAWPCPENSACAPDGPGLVQCLCDSPFHGYKCLREGAFPTLLFGGILGAATVSLSLLLWGTQRRKAKAP